One genomic window of Bremerella sp. JC817 includes the following:
- a CDS encoding tetratricopeptide repeat protein, which produces MLKTTLVQTGLACCILLAWAAPSSAQDVKTLVAQAAELSESAQSQDELTQVIQVCDEAKQLEMTQTQVDYFIQLEAWARNKRGEIYAETSLMTDDEDKIRMLEAAALQDFSAAIKLNPKHWQAIHNRAVSYAMIGENAKALADLDSALSLNPKFELALYNKAELLYEAGQFPAALKNYQAVLKINPKDIGAMTGQAHCFYRLENFEAALTAYNQAVKLEPENALVLANRADAYSDLGLWKQAILDYKKALTIEKDLPRAQQGLAWILATCPEDGFRNPELALRFAQAAVAQNDLADFRYYDTLAAAEAAMGQFDVAKQRMNEAMKAAPQSEKPFLQHRLALYESRQPYREPKR; this is translated from the coding sequence GTGTTGAAAACAACGCTCGTCCAAACTGGTTTGGCGTGTTGCATCCTTCTGGCCTGGGCTGCGCCGTCGTCGGCTCAGGACGTTAAAACTCTTGTTGCTCAAGCCGCCGAACTTAGCGAATCGGCTCAATCGCAGGACGAACTGACCCAGGTCATTCAGGTCTGCGACGAAGCCAAGCAACTGGAAATGACGCAAACCCAGGTCGACTACTTCATCCAGCTCGAGGCCTGGGCACGCAACAAACGGGGCGAGATCTACGCCGAAACGTCGCTGATGACCGACGACGAAGATAAGATCCGCATGCTGGAAGCCGCTGCCCTGCAAGACTTTTCGGCAGCGATCAAACTGAATCCCAAGCATTGGCAAGCGATCCATAATCGGGCCGTTTCCTACGCGATGATCGGGGAAAATGCGAAGGCCCTGGCCGATCTCGACTCGGCTTTGAGTTTGAACCCGAAGTTCGAGCTCGCTTTATACAACAAGGCGGAACTGCTTTACGAAGCCGGCCAGTTCCCGGCCGCCCTCAAGAACTATCAGGCGGTCCTGAAGATCAACCCAAAGGATATCGGGGCGATGACCGGTCAGGCACACTGCTTCTACCGACTCGAGAACTTCGAGGCCGCTCTGACCGCCTACAACCAGGCCGTGAAGCTGGAGCCTGAAAACGCCCTCGTCCTGGCCAACCGGGCCGATGCCTACAGCGACCTGGGCCTCTGGAAGCAAGCCATCCTCGACTACAAGAAGGCGCTGACGATCGAGAAAGACCTGCCGCGTGCCCAGCAAGGGCTGGCCTGGATCTTGGCTACGTGCCCGGAAGATGGTTTCCGCAACCCAGAGCTCGCCTTGCGATTCGCCCAAGCAGCCGTTGCCCAGAATGACCTGGCCGACTTCCGTTACTACGACACACTGGCCGCGGCGGAAGCTGCAATGGGGCAGTTCGATGTCGCCAAGCAGCGGATGAACGAAGCGATGAAAGCGGCCCCGCAGTCCGAGAAGCCGTTTCTCCAACATCGCCTGGCTCTCTACGAAAGCCGCCAGCCCTATCGCGAACCGAAGCGATAA
- the fusA gene encoding elongation factor G, with amino-acid sequence MDLKKLRNIGISAHIDSGKTTLSERILFYSGRIHKIEEVRGGGDGATMDHMELEKERGITITSAATSVSWNGHPINLIDTPGHVDFTVEVERSLRVLDGAILVLCSVGGVQAQSLTVDRQMKRYKVPRLAFINKMDRTGANPDSVIKQMRDKLGVDAIAFQIPIGKEDSFKGVVDLIEMEAIYYDGAQGETVRKEAIPADLQDKAEAARHDMLEALSNYSDEIMELLLGEEEVPKALIYKTTHDAVVGLQITPVFMGTAFKNKGVQTLLDAIVRYLPSPLEVKYSANSFDDSEKKIPLACDPKAPFVGMAFKIVEDPYGQLTFMRIYQGTIEKGQPYVNQRTGKTERFARIVRMHSNKREEIDNAAAGDIIAVTGIDCASGDTYAKEREFCSLENIFVPIPVIKISVAPKSRDDSDKLSKALQRFRKEDPTFHVFTDPETNETIIAGMGELHLDVYVERIKREYKVEVVTGPPKVSYRESPTQKVEYNYKHKKQTGGSGQFAHIVGSMEPLPQDTEGAENFVFDDKISQGRIPKEYIPAVQRGFEDCMSKGPLAEFPVVGLKVTLSDGSYHDVDSSEMAFKIAAQGCFRENFMKMKPTLLEPIMNVEVEIPEAFQGPVTGDIIVRRGMVNQTDMNGDTTVISAEIPLASMFGYATELRSMTQGQGTFSMELGSYKPTPSHIQEEVVAERRKELEANK; translated from the coding sequence ATGGACCTGAAGAAACTACGAAACATCGGTATTTCGGCTCACATCGACTCCGGTAAGACGACTCTGAGCGAACGCATCCTCTTCTACAGTGGTCGTATCCACAAAATCGAAGAAGTTCGCGGTGGTGGCGACGGCGCGACCATGGACCACATGGAACTGGAAAAGGAACGCGGTATCACGATTACCTCGGCCGCAACCAGCGTTTCCTGGAATGGTCACCCGATCAACCTGATTGACACCCCTGGGCACGTCGACTTCACCGTCGAAGTGGAACGCTCGCTCCGCGTTCTCGACGGTGCGATCCTCGTTCTGTGCTCGGTCGGTGGTGTGCAGGCTCAGTCGCTCACCGTGGACCGTCAGATGAAGCGTTACAAGGTTCCGCGTCTGGCGTTCATCAACAAGATGGACCGTACCGGTGCCAACCCAGACAGCGTCATCAAGCAGATGCGTGACAAGCTGGGCGTCGACGCCATCGCTTTCCAGATCCCGATCGGCAAAGAAGACAGCTTCAAGGGCGTGGTCGACCTGATCGAAATGGAAGCCATCTACTACGATGGTGCCCAGGGCGAAACGGTCCGTAAGGAAGCAATTCCGGCCGACCTGCAAGACAAGGCCGAAGCCGCTCGCCACGACATGCTCGAAGCTCTGTCGAACTACAGCGACGAGATCATGGAACTGCTCTTGGGCGAAGAAGAAGTGCCTAAGGCCCTGATCTACAAGACCACCCACGACGCCGTCGTCGGTCTGCAGATCACCCCGGTCTTCATGGGCACCGCCTTCAAGAACAAGGGCGTCCAGACGCTGCTCGATGCGATCGTGCGTTACTTGCCTTCGCCACTGGAAGTGAAGTACAGCGCTAACAGCTTCGATGACTCGGAAAAGAAGATCCCGCTGGCTTGCGATCCCAAGGCACCGTTCGTCGGTATGGCCTTCAAGATCGTCGAAGATCCTTACGGTCAGTTGACCTTCATGCGTATCTACCAGGGTACGATCGAAAAGGGTCAGCCTTACGTGAACCAGCGTACCGGCAAGACCGAACGTTTTGCTCGTATCGTCCGAATGCACTCGAACAAGCGTGAAGAAATCGATAACGCAGCTGCCGGTGATATTATCGCCGTGACTGGTATCGACTGTGCTTCCGGTGATACCTACGCCAAGGAACGTGAGTTCTGCTCGCTGGAAAACATCTTCGTGCCGATCCCGGTTATCAAGATTTCGGTCGCCCCGAAGAGCCGAGACGACAGCGACAAGCTGAGCAAGGCCCTGCAGCGTTTCCGTAAGGAAGACCCAACCTTCCACGTGTTCACCGATCCTGAGACGAACGAAACGATCATCGCAGGCATGGGTGAGTTGCACCTGGACGTCTACGTCGAGCGAATCAAGCGCGAATACAAGGTGGAAGTCGTCACCGGCCCACCAAAGGTTTCGTACCGCGAAAGCCCGACCCAGAAGGTCGAGTACAACTACAAGCACAAGAAGCAGACGGGTGGTTCCGGTCAGTTCGCTCACATCGTGGGCAGCATGGAACCACTGCCGCAGGACACCGAAGGTGCCGAAAACTTCGTCTTCGACGACAAGATCAGCCAGGGTCGTATTCCTAAGGAATACATTCCAGCCGTTCAGCGTGGCTTCGAAGACTGCATGAGCAAGGGCCCTTTGGCCGAGTTCCCAGTGGTGGGATTAAAAGTGACCCTTTCGGACGGTTCGTACCACGATGTCGACTCGTCGGAAATGGCATTTAAGATCGCCGCTCAGGGCTGCTTCCGCGAGAACTTCATGAAGATGAAGCCAACCTTGCTGGAACCAATCATGAACGTGGAAGTTGAAATTCCAGAAGCGTTCCAGGGTCCAGTGACCGGCGACATCATCGTTCGCCGCGGTATGGTCAACCAGACCGACATGAACGGTGACACCACCGTCATTTCGGCTGAAATTCCACTGGCCTCGATGTTTGGTTACGCTACTGAACTGCGTAGCATGACCCAAGGTCAGGGTACCTTCAGCATGGAACTGGGTAGCTACAAGCCGACTCCTTCGCACATCCAGGAAGAAGTCGTTGCCGAACGCCGCAAGGAACTGGAAGCCAACAAGTAA